The Microscilla marina ATCC 23134 genome includes a region encoding these proteins:
- a CDS encoding thiol-disulfide oxidoreductase DCC family protein — translation MKTQTTQPPTQVPQTTQPIVLFDGVCNLCDDAVQTIIKRDKQEKFLFASLQSEVGQALLRKFNRPVDDLDSFVMIESDTHYIKSTAALRVAREFGGAWRLLYGFIIVPRFIRDAVYDFIAKNRYRWYGKKDECMMPTPELKARFLG, via the coding sequence ATGAAAACACAGACAACACAACCCCCTACTCAAGTTCCTCAAACTACCCAACCTATTGTACTATTTGATGGAGTGTGCAATTTGTGTGATGATGCAGTACAAACCATTATTAAGAGAGATAAACAAGAAAAATTTCTATTTGCTTCGCTACAATCTGAGGTAGGACAGGCATTATTGCGGAAGTTTAACCGCCCGGTAGACGACCTTGATTCTTTTGTGATGATAGAGAGCGATACGCATTATATAAAATCTACGGCAGCGCTTAGGGTAGCGCGTGAGTTTGGTGGAGCCTGGCGTTTGTTGTACGGGTTTATTATTGTACCTCGTTTTATCCGAGATGCGGTGTATGACTTCATTGCTAAAAACAGGTATCGTTGGTATGGCAAAAAAGATGAATGTATGATGCCTACCCCTGAGCTCAAAGCAAGGTTTTTGGGCTAA
- a CDS encoding DUF72 domain-containing protein, which produces MKFGKVESADSINFDLPPIAAGTRQLLQKREQTDTPQIYIGCPIWGNKNWVGTLYPRKTPTGEYLKHYAQQFNTIELNSTHYSLPNNDTINKWKTQASPGFKFCPKVPQDISHKLMPAGKASDFTQVFAQTMEGLSDYLGTTFMQLSPYFSPQDVAHLQRYLANFPQHIPLAVEFRHADWFKAGHFENAAQLLEQHHVATVITDVAGRRDVLHQRLTTPTLVLRFVGNNLHPTDYTRIDAWVARIQELISLGLQSAYLFIHQPDENEATPELILYLIRALNKTCGLDLKAPQIYRPPVQGTLF; this is translated from the coding sequence ATGAAATTTGGTAAAGTAGAATCCGCAGATAGTATCAATTTTGACCTCCCTCCTATTGCCGCTGGCACCCGGCAACTATTGCAAAAACGGGAACAAACTGACACCCCCCAAATATACATAGGTTGCCCTATATGGGGTAATAAAAACTGGGTGGGCACCTTGTACCCTAGAAAAACACCTACGGGAGAATACCTGAAGCACTATGCCCAACAGTTTAATACTATAGAGCTCAACAGTACCCACTACTCTTTGCCAAACAACGACACTATAAACAAATGGAAAACACAAGCCAGCCCTGGGTTTAAGTTTTGCCCAAAGGTACCCCAGGATATTAGCCACAAGTTGATGCCTGCGGGCAAAGCAAGCGATTTTACTCAAGTATTTGCTCAAACAATGGAAGGATTGAGCGATTATTTGGGTACTACTTTTATGCAGTTATCTCCTTACTTCAGCCCTCAGGATGTCGCACACCTGCAACGTTACCTGGCAAACTTCCCCCAACACATACCGCTGGCGGTGGAGTTTCGGCATGCTGACTGGTTTAAAGCAGGTCATTTTGAAAATGCCGCACAATTGCTTGAACAGCATCATGTAGCCACCGTAATCACCGATGTAGCGGGCAGGCGCGATGTGCTGCACCAACGCCTTACTACGCCCACGTTGGTACTTCGGTTTGTGGGCAACAACCTGCACCCTACCGACTATACCCGAATAGATGCCTGGGTAGCACGTATTCAGGAACTCATCAGTCTTGGTTTGCAATCTGCCTACCTTTTTATTCACCAACCCGACGAAAACGAGGCCACCCCAGAGTTGATACTTTACCTTATCCGGGCACTGAACAAAACCTGTGGGCTTGACCTGAAAGCTCCCCAAATATACCGTCCTCCAGTACAAGGTACACTGTTTTAG
- a CDS encoding caspase family protein has translation MKTTKHFIFWSLAIVGLFATTLPVNAQERGKKKKKVKKTLTNSRTYNFDLKYLRKGKSDEGDDLDFDVGGTGKNFMLVLAVDRYKYWKSLKNPIKDANDVKTVLMKRYGFAQENVYELYNEDVNLEKVRKTFTKLKEKGTGMDNLFIYYSGHGYYDASFDEGYWVPSEGKINQTSTYIPNTKLKQYIKALNHRHVFLVADACFSGALFSEAHRGYIEKVEQVKSRWGLTSGNLEYVSDGKEGKNSPFASYLIKFLKDNLKDKFAVSELIQYVTVAVADNTEQNPIGNPLKGVGNEGGQFVFRLK, from the coding sequence ATGAAAACAACTAAACATTTCATTTTCTGGTCGCTGGCAATTGTAGGATTGTTTGCAACAACCCTACCTGTCAATGCTCAGGAAAGAGGCAAGAAAAAGAAAAAAGTAAAGAAAACGCTTACCAATAGTCGTACTTATAATTTTGACCTGAAATACTTACGCAAGGGTAAAAGCGACGAAGGTGATGACCTGGATTTTGATGTAGGGGGTACTGGAAAAAACTTTATGCTGGTGCTTGCCGTGGATAGATACAAGTATTGGAAGTCGCTCAAAAACCCAATCAAAGACGCCAATGATGTAAAAACGGTGTTGATGAAAAGGTATGGTTTTGCTCAGGAAAACGTATATGAGCTGTACAATGAAGATGTAAACCTCGAAAAAGTACGCAAGACCTTCACTAAACTAAAAGAAAAAGGAACCGGAATGGACAACCTGTTTATTTACTACTCAGGACATGGCTATTATGACGCTTCGTTTGATGAAGGATACTGGGTACCTTCAGAGGGTAAGATCAACCAAACATCTACTTATATACCCAATACTAAGCTTAAGCAATACATCAAAGCATTGAACCATCGCCATGTATTTTTAGTGGCTGACGCCTGTTTTTCAGGAGCTTTGTTTTCGGAAGCACACCGGGGATATATAGAAAAAGTAGAACAGGTAAAATCTCGTTGGGGGCTTACTTCGGGCAACCTGGAGTATGTATCGGACGGCAAGGAGGGTAAAAATAGCCCATTTGCTTCTTACCTGATCAAGTTTTTGAAAGATAACTTAAAAGACAAATTTGCTGTATCAGAACTTATTCAATATGTCACTGTAGCAGTGGCCGACAATACCGAACAGAACCCTATAGGCAACCCGCTCAAAGGGGTAGGCAACGAAGGGGGGCAGTTTGTTTTTAGGCTTAAATAA
- a CDS encoding PKD domain-containing protein, translating into MNYRFTLSLLFGGLLLGLIGCLQIQEIPFIELQSRFSFVQSTVQVGDTVKFAQNSTTVASQFFWDFGDNKTSTDASPLHTYDSIGNFTVKLITTKPDGITKDSSTQTIKVLPATETPKELATFGLASDDEVGFNFTPAIDNSGTILMAKKNVNVLQLRKIDNSGNELWVRDFNNLADGQVYGQRISPTNDSGFVVVGYIEDSPTENDAFVLKVNKDGELQWQKVVATELNESFNDVVDLNGNLVVVGSSQVVGGQSSIQFEVYDTQNGILLDKQEISSANWTVSSLELTQDGGFVVVGFEDDAPLIVKFDPSLKIQWNTTLSITGKAKAVTQSDNRDFIFVGETTDGDTTHAFVARVNQAGTLTWLKTMELSKESFSDVEEDSNKDIIVLGTHENILTSKDMIIAKYNAQGDLKQVKLIGGKEEDEGNKLAINPGNNHQLVLIGSTESFGTKNNRKDIFIVFLDSSLQ; encoded by the coding sequence ATGAACTATAGATTTACTCTCTCACTATTGTTTGGAGGACTGTTACTGGGTTTAATTGGCTGTTTACAAATTCAAGAGATTCCATTCATTGAACTCCAATCCCGTTTTTCGTTTGTACAAAGTACGGTACAAGTGGGCGATACGGTTAAATTTGCGCAAAACTCAACTACGGTGGCAAGTCAGTTTTTTTGGGACTTTGGTGACAACAAAACCAGTACTGATGCATCGCCTTTGCATACTTATGACAGTATAGGCAACTTTACCGTAAAACTGATTACGACCAAACCTGATGGCATTACCAAAGACAGTAGCACGCAAACGATTAAAGTATTACCTGCCACTGAAACTCCTAAGGAATTAGCCACATTTGGGCTTGCCTCTGATGACGAGGTAGGCTTTAACTTTACTCCCGCTATAGACAATAGTGGCACAATACTGATGGCAAAAAAGAATGTGAATGTGCTACAGTTGCGCAAAATTGACAATTCGGGTAACGAACTTTGGGTACGCGACTTTAACAACCTTGCCGATGGACAAGTATACGGGCAACGCATAAGTCCTACCAATGATAGCGGTTTTGTGGTAGTAGGTTATATAGAAGACAGCCCCACCGAAAATGACGCTTTTGTGCTGAAAGTGAATAAAGATGGGGAACTACAGTGGCAAAAAGTAGTAGCTACCGAACTCAATGAAAGTTTTAACGATGTGGTTGACCTCAATGGAAACCTGGTAGTAGTAGGCTCATCGCAAGTAGTAGGCGGGCAATCTTCTATTCAGTTTGAGGTATATGACACCCAAAATGGCATATTGCTCGACAAACAAGAAATAAGCAGTGCCAACTGGACGGTATCGTCTCTGGAGCTTACTCAAGATGGGGGCTTTGTGGTAGTGGGCTTCGAAGATGACGCCCCATTGATTGTAAAGTTTGACCCTAGTCTTAAAATACAATGGAATACCACCTTGAGCATTACAGGCAAAGCCAAGGCGGTGACCCAATCTGATAACCGGGATTTTATTTTTGTGGGTGAAACCACCGATGGAGACACTACCCATGCTTTTGTGGCAAGGGTAAACCAAGCAGGTACACTTACCTGGCTCAAAACAATGGAGTTGAGCAAAGAGTCTTTTTCTGATGTGGAAGAAGATAGCAACAAAGACATTATTGTATTGGGTACCCACGAAAACATTCTTACCAGTAAAGACATGATCATTGCTAAATACAATGCACAAGGAGACTTAAAACAGGTAAAACTCATTGGAGGAAAAGAAGAGGACGAGGGCAACAAACTGGCAATAAACCCTGGCAACAATCACCAATTGGTTTTGATTGGCTCTACTGAAAGCTTTGGGACAAAAAACAACCGGAAAGATATTTTTATTGTATTCCTTGACTCATCGCTGCAATAA
- a CDS encoding fibronectin type III domain-containing protein, translating into MDIYTTSPFKLFSIKTALWTITQVFRRVAKWSFGCFFLCLFSVHTFAQTPEIDIRLGTNSIASGNTVDIGIASIGSPSTTTFTILNVVGPDLILSGNPRVMLGGANQSAFSIIQPVLGSIPQTDDDDFTVTFSPTTTGVHTATLTILNNDSNEGTYLINITAQASSLPAPALISVEAIDGVVDIFWQDNSTTEQGFEIYRAKAVGSNTPPVPGPFVKIFDAQANVDFHTDIGVKEKELYIYKVLAVAPPGQTNSGFSDTLAVFIPGQVPVSPSSLNAVALSQTEIQIEWEDNATNESGYVISRSETGVPGSFSIVNTTGADVESYIDKAGLESNTTYYYKVRAASTDGFSPFTTTIFATTLSNAPASPTNLSVTPVSGTELFLEWDDESNNEAGFIISRTTNQLGTFTVIDTVPANVTTYQDVGLTNNKSYFYHVQAFNGDGLSETHTNIATEKTADVPVIPTNVQLTVKDFKTITVSWEVSAAPSTSREATGYSVELANILGIKPPEGRTTNGRKGLRTNNEEDLTFFPVREVDANTRSVEITNLIPNQKYTFRVGAFNDNGNSPYSVEVSAVTLPDLSIAVPNAPTNLIAEAVSHNEIDITWSDNSSNERVFKIERKLSSATNWTEIGQVIGGTTSFSSLGLKEDSTYHYRVRASNDGGESAYSNVDSSKTECNLIVLVTNNSGGINICSGKTSLLKVNTNVTDAVYQWKRNGVNIPNANLPVYNADRTGEYDCQVIAGDCRKQSSVPVVVIVSSSFDVNIRTTDSLTQSMTTSIQGAQSYQWYHDYQPLKDAIASTYQPTQDGSYFVVVTNNDCSVTSNLITVAMTATGLSKNKLSGNMRLSPNPAVSQSVLEVENNIYGKYTITITDLQGRVCMVLEGKKTQTLLHRELPVQKLPQGVYLVRLKMKDIEGVQKLVR; encoded by the coding sequence ATGGATATATACACTACCTCTCCTTTCAAATTATTTAGTATAAAAACTGCTTTGTGGACAATAACTCAGGTATTTAGGAGAGTGGCAAAGTGGAGCTTTGGGTGTTTTTTCCTGTGTTTGTTTAGTGTGCATACTTTTGCTCAAACCCCTGAAATAGACATAAGGCTAGGGACAAACAGTATTGCTTCAGGCAATACCGTGGATATAGGCATTGCAAGTATAGGGAGCCCTTCAACCACTACATTTACTATCTTGAATGTAGTGGGACCAGATTTAATTTTAAGTGGCAATCCAAGAGTCATGTTAGGAGGAGCTAATCAATCAGCATTCTCAATTATTCAACCTGTTTTAGGCTCCATACCACAAACCGATGATGATGATTTCACGGTTACCTTTAGCCCCACTACCACAGGGGTACATACTGCTACCTTGACCATTTTAAACAATGATTCTAATGAAGGTACTTACTTGATTAATATTACGGCACAGGCAAGCAGTTTGCCCGCTCCTGCTTTAATTTCTGTAGAGGCAATAGACGGAGTGGTAGATATATTTTGGCAAGACAACAGCACCACTGAGCAAGGTTTTGAAATATACCGGGCTAAAGCGGTTGGCTCAAATACGCCTCCTGTACCTGGTCCTTTTGTAAAAATATTTGATGCCCAGGCCAATGTTGATTTTCATACAGACATAGGGGTAAAAGAAAAAGAGCTGTATATATACAAAGTGTTGGCAGTCGCTCCACCAGGACAAACTAATTCAGGATTTTCTGATACTTTAGCGGTGTTTATACCAGGGCAAGTGCCGGTATCGCCCAGTAGTTTGAACGCAGTGGCGCTTTCTCAAACCGAAATACAAATAGAATGGGAAGACAATGCGACCAATGAAAGTGGATACGTGATTTCCCGTTCAGAAACAGGGGTACCCGGTTCTTTTTCAATAGTGAATACTACTGGGGCAGATGTGGAAAGTTATATAGACAAAGCTGGTCTTGAGTCAAATACTACCTACTATTACAAAGTAAGAGCTGCATCGACAGATGGTTTTTCACCATTTACTACTACAATATTTGCTACTACCTTATCCAATGCTCCTGCCTCACCTACCAACTTATCCGTTACCCCAGTATCAGGTACCGAACTGTTTTTAGAGTGGGACGATGAGTCGAACAATGAAGCTGGCTTTATTATATCACGTACTACCAATCAGTTGGGTACTTTTACTGTCATTGATACGGTGCCCGCCAATGTAACTACTTACCAGGATGTGGGCTTGACCAATAATAAGTCGTATTTTTATCATGTACAGGCATTCAATGGAGACGGCTTGTCTGAAACGCATACAAACATTGCTACAGAAAAAACGGCCGATGTACCTGTTATTCCAACAAATGTACAATTGACCGTAAAAGACTTCAAAACCATTACCGTTTCCTGGGAGGTAAGTGCTGCCCCATCTACTTCGCGTGAAGCTACCGGGTACAGTGTAGAGCTGGCCAATATTTTAGGCATTAAGCCCCCCGAAGGACGTACTACTAATGGACGTAAAGGGTTGCGTACCAACAACGAAGAAGATTTGACGTTTTTTCCAGTGAGGGAGGTAGATGCCAATACGCGTTCGGTTGAAATTACTAATTTGATTCCCAATCAAAAGTATACTTTTAGGGTAGGGGCTTTTAACGACAATGGTAACTCCCCTTATTCGGTCGAAGTCTCTGCGGTTACCCTGCCCGACTTGTCTATTGCTGTACCCAATGCTCCTACCAACCTGATTGCCGAAGCAGTGTCGCATAACGAAATAGACATCACCTGGAGCGATAACTCAAGCAATGAAAGGGTTTTTAAGATAGAACGTAAGTTGAGTAGTGCTACCAACTGGACAGAAATAGGGCAGGTAATTGGAGGGACTACCAGTTTTAGCAGCCTTGGGTTAAAGGAAGATAGCACTTACCACTATCGGGTGCGCGCCAGCAACGATGGAGGAGAGTCGGCTTATTCCAACGTTGATTCGTCTAAGACTGAGTGTAACCTGATTGTATTGGTAACCAATAACTCAGGAGGAATAAACATTTGCTCAGGCAAAACCTCTTTGTTGAAAGTAAACACCAATGTAACCGATGCGGTGTATCAATGGAAAAGGAATGGAGTAAATATTCCTAATGCCAACTTACCTGTGTATAATGCCGATCGCACCGGGGAATATGATTGCCAGGTGATTGCAGGGGATTGTCGTAAGCAATCGAGTGTGCCAGTGGTGGTCATTGTATCCTCTAGTTTCGACGTAAACATACGTACCACTGACAGCCTTACCCAGTCCATGACCACAAGTATACAAGGAGCACAAAGTTATCAATGGTACCACGATTATCAGCCATTAAAAGATGCTATAGCGAGCACTTACCAACCTACTCAAGACGGTTCTTACTTTGTGGTGGTTACCAACAACGATTGTTCGGTTACCTCTAACCTGATTACTGTGGCAATGACTGCTACCGGACTGAGCAAAAACAAGCTCTCTGGCAACATGAGATTGTCACCTAACCCCGCCGTGAGCCAGTCGGTGCTGGAAGTAGAGAACAATATATACGGTAAGTACACCATTACCATTACCGACTTGCAGGGGCGAGTGTGTATGGTGCTGGAAGGTAAAAAGACCCAGACTTTGCTTCATAGAGAGCTGCCTGTACAAAAATTGCCACAAGGGGTGTATTTGGTGAGGCTAAAAATGAAAGATATAGAAGGGGTGCAAAAACTGGTGAGGTAG
- a CDS encoding DUF7873 family protein, with the protein MSKDNKKNKNKLHAVLAVEATNKAQSEKILNEQTANFTKNDTRFDGLTRVLIPLEGEGERMTTDNKIINYTIIENVAYASDIVCKYLNTTLTKEETNSSGAARAELMIEGKSYGDVSATSLLALENYLAKVRRFYEAIPTLDPTKDWKDDEGKSRGYKKTDPEHKYKTEKRTKHIVIHPPTEHFPAEIRESSTDAQVGKYETVYTSTKISTRDKAELLKRIDTVLEAVKTTRSKANEAEAVQSELATKLFEFINKDIINP; encoded by the coding sequence ATGAGTAAAGACAATAAAAAAAACAAAAACAAACTCCACGCAGTACTTGCCGTAGAAGCAACCAATAAGGCCCAGTCTGAAAAAATTCTGAATGAGCAAACTGCCAACTTCACTAAAAACGATACCCGATTTGACGGACTCACCAGGGTATTGATTCCATTGGAAGGTGAAGGCGAACGAATGACTACTGATAATAAAATTATCAATTATACAATTATTGAGAATGTGGCTTATGCGTCGGATATTGTATGCAAATACCTCAATACTACGCTTACCAAAGAAGAAACCAACTCGTCAGGGGCGGCACGTGCCGAATTGATGATAGAAGGCAAAAGTTATGGCGATGTAAGTGCTACTTCGTTGCTTGCCCTGGAAAACTACCTTGCCAAGGTACGCCGTTTTTATGAGGCCATTCCTACGCTTGACCCTACTAAAGACTGGAAAGATGATGAGGGTAAAAGTAGAGGGTATAAAAAAACTGACCCTGAGCACAAGTACAAAACCGAAAAACGCACCAAACATATTGTAATACATCCCCCTACAGAGCATTTTCCTGCCGAGATTCGCGAATCAAGCACCGATGCTCAGGTGGGTAAGTACGAAACTGTATATACCAGTACCAAAATATCTACCCGTGACAAGGCAGAACTGTTGAAGCGCATAGATACAGTACTGGAAGCCGTGAAAACCACCCGTTCCAAAGCCAATGAAGCAGAGGCGGTGCAAAGCGAGCTTGCCACAAAATTATTCGAGTTTATAAACAAAGATATTATAAACCCGTAA
- the obgE gene encoding GTPase ObgE, whose protein sequence is MANSNFIDYVKVQCRSGHGGAGSSHFRREKHVPLGGPDGGDGGRGGHIILRGNAQLWTLLHLKYQKHITAGQGNPGEGAGRSGAQGKDIILEVPIGTVAKNAETGEVKLEVTEDGQEVILTPGGRGGLGNRNFKSSTNQSPHYAQPGETGVEEWVVLELKILADVGLVGFPNAGKSTLLSVVSAAKPEIANYAFTTLVPNLGVVAYRDYKSFVMADIPGIIEGAAEGKGLGLRFLRHIERNSILLFLVSAENINIKEEYETLLDELRKYNPELLDKKRILAVSKADMLDEELEQEVQKILDNEIPEDIPTLIFSSVTQKGLDPLKDTIMRMLTQKDEEVY, encoded by the coding sequence TTGGCAAATTCTAACTTTATAGATTACGTAAAAGTACAATGTCGTTCGGGACATGGTGGAGCAGGTTCGTCGCATTTTCGCCGCGAAAAACACGTGCCACTTGGAGGACCCGACGGAGGCGATGGCGGAAGAGGCGGACACATTATTTTACGGGGCAATGCTCAGTTATGGACTTTGCTGCACCTGAAATACCAAAAACACATCACCGCCGGGCAAGGCAACCCTGGCGAGGGTGCCGGACGCTCTGGAGCCCAGGGCAAAGATATTATATTAGAAGTACCCATTGGCACTGTGGCAAAAAACGCTGAAACTGGTGAGGTAAAACTTGAAGTGACCGAAGATGGGCAAGAGGTGATTTTAACCCCAGGTGGAAGAGGCGGTTTAGGCAATCGCAACTTTAAATCATCGACCAACCAAAGTCCACATTATGCCCAACCTGGCGAAACAGGCGTAGAAGAATGGGTAGTATTGGAGCTTAAAATATTGGCTGACGTAGGTTTGGTGGGTTTCCCCAATGCTGGCAAGTCTACCTTGTTGTCGGTAGTATCTGCTGCCAAGCCCGAAATAGCCAATTATGCCTTTACAACCTTGGTGCCCAACCTGGGCGTGGTGGCTTACCGCGATTATAAATCGTTTGTGATGGCTGATATTCCAGGAATTATAGAAGGTGCTGCCGAAGGTAAAGGACTGGGGTTAAGGTTTTTGCGCCATATTGAGCGTAATTCTATCTTGTTGTTTTTAGTATCCGCCGAAAACATCAACATTAAAGAAGAATACGAAACTTTACTGGACGAATTGCGCAAGTATAACCCCGAACTATTGGACAAGAAAAGGATTTTGGCGGTGTCTAAAGCTGATATGCTCGACGAAGAACTTGAGCAAGAGGTGCAGAAAATTTTAGACAACGAAATTCCAGAAGATATACCCACGCTTATTTTTTCTTCGGTTACTCAAAAAGGGCTTGATCCACTCAAAGATACCATTATGCGTATGCTTACTCAAAAAGACGAAGAAGTGTATTAG
- a CDS encoding adenylate kinase: protein MLNLILFGPPGAGKGTQSKKLIEKYELIHLSTGDILRGEVAAATPLGLKARDLMSKGQLVPDDIVIGMIDNKFKENKEANGFVFDGFPRTVAQAEALDKLLADNGQSISQMIELKVGDDELMRRILERGKTSGRPDDQKEILIQSRLDVYKNETAPVADHYKAQDKYVAIEGVGSIDEIFEILCGKIDAIA, encoded by the coding sequence ATGCTTAATTTAATATTGTTTGGCCCCCCAGGTGCCGGAAAGGGAACACAAAGTAAAAAATTGATAGAAAAGTACGAACTTATTCACTTGTCAACCGGAGACATTCTGCGCGGTGAAGTAGCTGCTGCTACTCCTCTTGGTCTCAAAGCCCGTGACTTAATGAGCAAAGGTCAATTGGTTCCTGACGACATAGTGATAGGAATGATTGACAACAAGTTTAAAGAAAATAAAGAGGCCAATGGCTTCGTGTTTGACGGTTTTCCACGCACTGTGGCACAAGCTGAGGCACTTGACAAATTGCTGGCTGACAATGGGCAGAGCATTTCTCAAATGATTGAGCTTAAGGTAGGTGATGATGAATTGATGAGACGTATTCTGGAGCGCGGCAAAACTTCTGGTCGTCCTGATGACCAAAAGGAGATTTTGATCCAAAGCCGATTGGATGTATACAAAAACGAAACTGCTCCAGTAGCCGACCATTACAAGGCACAAGATAAATATGTAGCCATTGAAGGGGTAGGTTCTATTGATGAAATTTTTGAGATACTTTGCGGCAAAATAGACGCCATTGCCTAA
- the hpt gene encoding hypoxanthine phosphoribosyltransferase, with protein MHSVQLKDKTFDLYLSSESIQKEVQRIASEIDKDYAQKQPLLFVAVLNGAFRFMGDLITHMKTPAETAFIKVASYSGVASTGKLTEVMGLDVSLKGKHVVIIEDIVDTGFTMEKLLKQFEAQSPASLEIATLLTKPECLKAEVHPKYVGIAIPDKFVVGYGLDYDQEGRTLNAIYAIK; from the coding sequence GTGCATAGTGTCCAGTTAAAAGACAAAACTTTCGACCTCTACCTTAGCAGCGAGTCGATTCAAAAAGAAGTTCAACGCATTGCTTCCGAAATAGATAAGGATTATGCACAAAAACAGCCTTTGCTTTTTGTTGCAGTACTCAATGGAGCCTTTAGATTTATGGGTGACTTGATTACCCATATGAAAACTCCTGCCGAAACTGCTTTTATCAAAGTAGCCTCGTACAGTGGGGTAGCCAGTACCGGGAAACTCACCGAAGTAATGGGGTTGGATGTGTCGTTGAAAGGCAAACATGTGGTAATTATTGAAGACATCGTAGACACAGGTTTTACTATGGAAAAGCTTCTGAAACAGTTTGAAGCCCAATCGCCGGCATCGCTTGAAATAGCTACATTGCTTACCAAGCCCGAATGCCTTAAGGCAGAGGTACACCCTAAATATGTAGGAATAGCCATTCCTGACAAATTTGTTGTGGGCTATGGGCTTGACTACGACCAAGAAGGTAGAACACTGAATGCAATTTATGCTATCAAATAA
- a CDS encoding Crp/Fnr family transcriptional regulator, which yields MKIDVEKFNFQSDKILSSLSPEERKMFLSVAYPLTFKKGKLVFYEEGIPTGVFIIESGRAKIFKTGLDGKDQIFYIYKQGDLLGYHALLCNEKYADSCEALEDCQMLFINQRKFEQLLTQIPHLQALLIQNMSHEFGVMVNTITVLAQKPLRERLALFLLLLEQKYSETTGKPGKIVLPREDLANIVGTARESLGRLLKEFREEKLILIENKAITLINPTRLHQMANAQYT from the coding sequence ATGAAGATAGACGTTGAAAAGTTTAATTTCCAAAGCGATAAAATTCTATCTTCGCTATCGCCCGAAGAGCGTAAGATGTTTTTAAGCGTGGCTTACCCACTTACTTTCAAAAAAGGGAAACTTGTTTTTTATGAAGAGGGCATTCCTACGGGGGTGTTTATTATTGAAAGTGGACGGGCTAAGATTTTTAAAACAGGGTTGGATGGCAAAGACCAGATTTTTTATATTTACAAACAAGGCGACTTGTTGGGCTACCACGCACTGCTTTGCAATGAAAAGTATGCCGACTCTTGTGAGGCGCTGGAAGACTGCCAGATGTTGTTTATCAATCAACGAAAATTTGAACAACTGTTGACGCAAATACCCCACTTACAAGCATTGCTTATTCAAAATATGAGTCACGAGTTTGGGGTAATGGTCAACACGATTACAGTATTGGCACAAAAACCATTGAGAGAACGCCTGGCTTTGTTTCTGCTATTGCTAGAGCAAAAATACAGTGAAACCACCGGCAAACCTGGCAAAATTGTGCTTCCTCGCGAAGACCTCGCCAATATAGTAGGCACCGCCCGCGAAAGCCTGGGCAGGTTGCTCAAAGAGTTTAGAGAGGAAAAATTGATTTTGATAGAAAACAAAGCCATCACCCTTATCAACCCCACCAGGTTGCACCAAATGGCCAACGCTCAATATACCTGA